GGCCTGGGTGGCGCGCTGACCGGACCTGCACACCAGCACGACCTCCTGGTCGAGGTGCTGGACGATCTCGTCGCGGTGCTCGCGCAGCATGTCCAGCGGCACGTTGTAGGAGCCGGCGATGTGGGCGGTCTCGAACTCACCCGGGGTGCGCACGTCGATCACCCGCGGCGGGGTGGCCGAGGTCAGCATCTGGTCGAGTTCGTGGGAGTTGACGGTGGTGGGGGCGCTCATGTCGCGGTCCTTTCCTGGGGGCGGCCGGTTGTCCTGCCGATACCGCCGGGGGTATGTTGGCACCGATGGTACACATACCCCCCGGGGTACCCGCAAGCGGGAATATCGATACCCCCTAGGGTACTTGACATACCCAGAGGGGTATAGGCACCCTGGGATGCAGAGGCCGGACCCACCTACTGAACGAGAGGACCACCCCATGAAGTTCATCCAGTACTACCTGGACTGCCTGTCCCACGCGTCCTACCTGATTGCCGACGAAAACACCGGGCGCGCAGTCGTTGTCGACCCGCAGCGCGACGTGGCCGAGTACCTGCGCGACGCCGAGGAGTTCGGTTACACCATCGAGCTGGTCATCGAGACGCACTTCCACGCCGACTTCCTATCCGGCCACCTGGAGCTGGCCGCGGCCACCGGCGCCAAGATCGTCTACTCCTCGGTCGCCGAGACCGAGTTCGACTCGATGGGAGTCGCCGACGGCGAGCGCTACTCCCTGGGTGAGGTCACGCTGGAGTTCCGGCACACCCCCGGCCACACCCCGGAATCGATGAGCATCGTGGTCTACGAGCATGCCGACGACGCGGCGCCCTACGGGGTGCTGACCGGCGACGCGCTGTTCATCGGTGACGTCGGCCGGCCGGACCTGCTGGCCTCGATCGGGTTCACCCGCGACGAGCTGGCCGAGAAGCTGTACGACTCGCTGCACGACAAGCTGATGACGCTGCCCGACGTCACCCGGGTCTTCCCGGCCCACGGCGCGGGCTCGGCCTGCGGCAAGAACCTCTCCACCGAACTTTCCTCGACCATCGGCGAGCAGAAGGAGACCAACTACGCGCTGCGCGCCCCGGACAAGGCCACGTTCATGGAGCTGGTCACCGAGGGGCAGCCGCCCGCCCCGGCCTACTTCGTCTACAACGCCGTCCTGAACCGCAAGGACCGTGAGCTGCTGGCCGAATCCGAGATACCGGAAGCGCTGAGCTACGACCAGACGCGCGCGGCGATGAACGCCGGAGCGATCCTGGTCGACGGCCGCGGCCCCGAGGAGTTCGCGCTGGGACACCTGCGCGGCGCCATCAACATCGGGTTGGAGGGCCGCTACGCCGAGTTCGCCGGCTCGGTCGTCCCCACCGACGTCGACATCGTGCTGTTCACCGAACCGGGAGCGGAACTGGAGGCCAAGACGCGGCTCGCGCGCATCGGCTTCGACCGGGTGGTCGGCTACCTGGACCGGCCGTTCGAGGTGATGTTCGACCACCAGGGGGACGTCGAGGTGGCCTCCCGGTTGACCGCCCAGTCGTTCGACCAGCGCGCGGCCACGCTGCCCGACCTGCAGGTCGTCGACGTGCGCAACCCCGGAGAGGTCGCCGCCGGGACGATCCCGGACGCCATCACCATCCCGGTGGGCCAGCTGCCCGCCCGGGCCGGCGAGCTGGACCCGGCCAAACCGACCGTCGTGTACTGCGCCGGCGGTTACCGGTCCTCGGTGGCGGCAAGCCTGTTGCGGCGCAACGGATTCACCGATGTCAGCGACATCCTGGGCGGCTACGGCGCCTGGGAAGCCGTCCACCAGAACGCCTGAGCGAACGCGCGGAGGAGAACAACGACAATGACAACTGCGAAGCACAAGATCGTCATCGTCGGCGGTGGCACCGCCGGCATCTCAGTGGCCGCCCGACTGTTGCGCAAGGGGCGCTCCGACGTCGCGGTCATCGAGCCGTCGGATGTGCACTACTACCAACCGCTGTGGACCCTGGTCGGCGGTGGCCAGGCGAACGCCTCGACCACCGTCCGCACCGAGGCCTCGGTCATGCCCAAGGGTGCGACCTGGATCAAGAAGGCGGCCGCGTCGGTCGACCCGGACAACAACACGGTCACCTGCGCGGACGGCACGGTCTACGCGTACGACGTGCTGGTCGTCTGCCCCGGGATCCAGCTGGACTGGGACCGCACCGAGGGACTGGCCGAGGCACTCGGCAAGGACGGGGTGTCGTCGAACTACCGGTTCGACCTGGCGCCGAAGACGTGGGAGTTCATCCGCGGGCTACGTTCGGGCACAGCGGTCTTCGGGATGCCCTCGGGTCCGATCAAGTGTGCCGGGGCCCCACAGAAGATCGCCTACCTGGCGGCCGATTACTGGCGCTCCCAAGGCGTGCTCGACGACATCGACGTGCACCTGGTGGTGCCGACACCGAGGTTGTTCGGGATCCCGGCGATCGCCGACAGTCTCGATGCGGTTGCCGCGGACTACGGCATCACGGTGCACACGGGAGCCGAGGTGACCTCCATCGACGCCTCCGCACACAAGGTGTGCCTCACCTCGGGCGCGGAGGGTGGATCGGGGTCCATGCTGCCCTACGACGTGCTGCACGTGGCGCCGCGGCAGTCGGCACCGGACTGGATCAAGGCCGGCCCGCTGTCGACCGGCGACGCCAACGGCTACGTCGAGATCGACAAGCACACGATGCAGCATGTGCGCTACCCCAACGTGTTCAGCCTCGGTGACGCCGGGTCCTCGCCGAACTCCAAGACCGGCGCGGCGATCCGCAAGCAGGCGCCGGTGGTGGTCGAGAACATCGAGTCATACCTGGCCGGCCGGCCGATGACCGCCTCCTACAACGGCTATGGGTCGTGCCCGATCGTCACGTCCTCGCACGACATGCTGCTCGCGGAGTTCGACTACGACCTGAACATCACGCCGTCGTTCCCGCTGATCGACCCGACCGCGCCACACCGGCCCTACTGGTACCTGAAGAAGTACGGGCTGCCGTTCATGTACTGGAACCTGATGCTGAAAGGACTGGCCTGACCATGGCCACCGAGAACCTGACCTACGACGACTTCGAGTCCACGATCACCGGCAATCCGATTGTGCTGGTCGACTTCTGGGCGTCGTGGTGCGGACCGTGCCGCGCCTTCGCCCCGGTGTACGAGCGATCCGCGCAAGCGCATCCGGAGGTGGTGTACGCCAAGGTCGACACCCAGCACGAGCGCGACCTGGCCGCCACGCTGGAGATCACGTCGATCCCGACCGTGATGGCCTTCCGGGACGGTGTGCTCGTCTATCGGCAGTCCGGTGCGATGCACCCTGCCGCACTGGAGGACCTCATCGGTCGCGTGAAGGCACTCGACATGGCCGAGATTCGCGCCAAGATCGCCGCCCGGACCGCGGGCTGATTCAGCTCAGACGCAGCGTCCAGACGTGCCCCCGGTAGTGCATGCCGACGCGACCGGCGGGCTCGATGTCGATGCGCCAGAACGACTTTGCCGGAGCATTCAGCGCATTGAGGACCGCGGCCCGGATCACCGCCGGGTGCGTGACGGCCACCAGCCGGCCGCGGCGTTCGGCCATGGCGTCCAGCCAGCTCCCGACCCGCTTGCACAGCGCGACAATCGATTCCCCGCCGTGCGGGGCTTGGGACGGGTCGGTGAGCCACACCGTGAGGTCGGCCGGATCGACGCCGTCGAGTTCGGCGCCGCGCCACCGCCCGCAATTCAGGTCGGCCAGCGCCGGTGCGGTGGTGGCACGCAGGCCGAGCAGATCGGCGGTCTGCACGGTGCGTCGCTCCGGCCCGCAGACGGCTCCGTCGAAGGGACCCAGGTCGGCGCACGCACCGACCTGTCGGTGCCCCAGGTCGTTGAGCGGCTCGTCGGTGGCGAATCGTCCGGCTGCCATCGCATCGGTCATGCCATGCGAGACGAGGGTCAGCCGGACGACTTCACTCAACCGGTTGCCTCGCAGGCTGCTTCTGGTCGAGCAGACGCGATACCAGTGCCGCGAACACCAGGCCGATCGTCGTCCACATGACGACCTGGGTGCCCAGCGAGTACAGCCGGAATTCGTACAGCAGGTCGGCTGAGAATCCGTCGAGCACCACGTTGCCCGCCGTATCGGTGATCGGGCCCGGCGTCTCGGCGATGGTCGGCAGCAGCAGGAACATCACCGCGACCGACACCACATAATCGGCGGCCCCGATCAGCGAGGCGTTCCAGGCGCCGAACTTGGGCGCCAGCTTGCGGGCCAGCAGTACCGAACCGACCAGCAGCCCCGCCGAGAGCACGGTCACCAGCAGATACAGCAGAGTGCGTTGCTGGATCGTCTCGTCCAGGCTGAGCGCGGGCGGACTCGGCGGGTACTTCAGCGCCGGCACGATCCACAGGGAGATCAGCATGGCGCCGGCCAGCAGCGCCGCCGTGGCGCGGGCCGAGAGGCTGCTGATGCGGCCGTATGCGACGCAGAACAGCACCGCGAGCAGTGCGCCCATGGCGACGCTGAACGCGATCAGACCGAAGCCCAGTCCGATCGTGGACTGCACGGTGCGGGTGATCTCGATCCCGCCGCCACCGTGATCGTGGGAGTGACCGCCGTGCTCGATGGCCTCATGGGCCGCACTGACCGCGTCCTCGTAATCGATCGCCCGGTCGATCAGCGGTTCGATGAAGATCCAGGACCAGACGAAGGCGAGCACGCCGCCGAGGGCGCCGGCCAGGAGGCCGCGCCCGATGATGTGTTTTTCCATCGGAGTGTTATCTGCTTCCGGCTATTAGTGGCAGGGGTAGCCGAGCAGATGCCGGGCGTCGTGGACGAACTCGTGGATGACGGTGTTGGCGCCGAACACCGACGTCGCACCCTGGTCCATCCCGACGAAGTAGAGCACGAGCAGCGCGAAGAACGCCGTCAGCGACAGCCACGCCACCGCACTCGCGGCGGAGAGGTCGATGGCGCGGGCCCGCGCCGGTGTCTTGGGTGTCTCGGCAGAAGTCATATCCGATCCTTTCGGGAGTACGCGTCCCAGGTCAACAGTGTGGTGATAGGCGTCGGGTCTGACTTTGACAGTGGCGCGACCGTTCTGGGATTACACCAGATTCCGGAACCCATCGGGAACAGTACGGATATTACGCCAAAGCCCCCGACCGGATACTCCGGTCGGGGGCTTCGACGTTGCGACTAATCGGCTGCCGTGGCCGCCAGGTCCGCCTCATCGGTGGACGAGGACGTCTTGGGGCGTCCGACGAAGGTGAACTTGGCGTTCTCGCCGGCGCCTTCCCCGTCCCAGCCCTCGACGTCGACCGTGACGACCTGACCCGGGCCGACCTCGTCGAACAGGATCTTCTCGCTCAGCGCATCCTCGATCTCACGCTGGATGGTGCGACGCAGCGGCCGCGCACCCAGCACCGGATCGAAGCCGCGCTTGGCCAGCAGCGCCTTGGCGTTGTCGGTCAGTTCCATCTCCATGTCCTTGGCCGCCAGCTGCTTGGACACCCGGCCCGCCATCAGGTCGACCATCTGGATGATCTCGTCCTGAGTCAGCTGGTGGAACACGATGATGTCGTCGATGCGGTTGAGGAACTCCGGACGGAAGTGCTTCTTCAGTTCGTCGTGAACCTTGAGCTTCATCCGCTCGTAGTTGTTCTCCCCGCCGCCCTGGGTGAAGCCCAGTCCGACAGCCTTGGAGATGTCGGAGGTGCCGAGGTTCGAGGTGAAGATCAACACGGTGTTCTTGAAGTCGACCGTGCGACCCTGACCGTCGGTGAGCCGGCCGTCCTCCAGGACCTGCAACAGCGTGTTGTAGATCTCCTGGTGGGCCTTCTCGATCTCATCGAAGAGAACAACAGAGAACGGCTTCCTTCTCACCTTCTCGGTGAGCTGGCCGCCCTCCTCGTAGCCGACGTAGCCCGGAGGGGCACCGAACAGCCGCGACGCGGTGAAGCGGTCGTGGAACTCGCCCATGTCGATCTGGATGAGCGCATCGTCGTCGCCGAACAGGAACGCGGCCAGCGCCTTGGACAGCTCGGTCTTACCGACACCGGACGGGCCGGCGAAGATGAACGAACCGGACGGACGCTTCGGGTCCTTCAGGCCGGCGCGGGTACGCCGGATCGCCTTGGAGACGGCCTTGACGGCGTCCTCCTGGCCGATGATCCGCTTGTGCAGCTCGTCTTCCATCCGCAGCAGGCGGGTGGTCTCGGCCTCGGTCAGCTTGAACACCGGGATACCGGTCCAGTTGCCCAGCACCTCGGCGATCTGCTCGTCGTCGACCTCGGCGACCACGTCGAGATCCCCGGAGCGCCACTGCTTCTCCCGCTCGGCGCGCTGGGCGACCAGCTGCTTCTCGCGGTCACGCAGGTTGGCGGCCTTCTCGAAGTCCTGCGCATCGATCGCGGACTCCTTCTCCCGGCGCGCATCGGCGATCTTCTCGTCGAATTCGCGCAGGTCCGGCGGTGCGGTCATGCGGCGGATGCGCATCCGGGCGCCGGCCTCGTCGATCAGGTCGATCGCCTTGTCCGGCAGGAACCGGTCGTTGATGTAGCGGTCGGCCAGGGTGGCGGCGGCCACCAGTGCACCGTCGGTGATGGACACCCGGTGGTGCGCTTCGTAGCGGTCGCGCAGACCCTTGAGGATCTCGATGGTGTGCTCGACGGTCGGCTCACCGACCTGCACCGGCTGGAACCGGCGCTCCAGGGCGGCATCCTTCTCGATGTACTTGCGGTACTCGTCGAGGGTGGTGGCGCCGATGGTCTGCAGCTCGCCGCGGGCCAGCTTCGGCTTCAGGATGCTGGCGGCGTCGATCGCGCCCTCGGCGGCACCCGCTCCGACCAGCGTGTGCAGCTCGTCGATGAACAGGATGATGTCGCCGCGGGTGTTGATCTCCTTGAGCACCTTC
This region of Mycolicibacterium diernhoferi genomic DNA includes:
- a CDS encoding MBL fold metallo-hydrolase — its product is MKFIQYYLDCLSHASYLIADENTGRAVVVDPQRDVAEYLRDAEEFGYTIELVIETHFHADFLSGHLELAAATGAKIVYSSVAETEFDSMGVADGERYSLGEVTLEFRHTPGHTPESMSIVVYEHADDAAPYGVLTGDALFIGDVGRPDLLASIGFTRDELAEKLYDSLHDKLMTLPDVTRVFPAHGAGSACGKNLSTELSSTIGEQKETNYALRAPDKATFMELVTEGQPPAPAYFVYNAVLNRKDRELLAESEIPEALSYDQTRAAMNAGAILVDGRGPEEFALGHLRGAINIGLEGRYAEFAGSVVPTDVDIVLFTEPGAELEAKTRLARIGFDRVVGYLDRPFEVMFDHQGDVEVASRLTAQSFDQRAATLPDLQVVDVRNPGEVAAGTIPDAITIPVGQLPARAGELDPAKPTVVYCAGGYRSSVAASLLRRNGFTDVSDILGGYGAWEAVHQNA
- a CDS encoding NAD(P)/FAD-dependent oxidoreductase encodes the protein MTTAKHKIVIVGGGTAGISVAARLLRKGRSDVAVIEPSDVHYYQPLWTLVGGGQANASTTVRTEASVMPKGATWIKKAAASVDPDNNTVTCADGTVYAYDVLVVCPGIQLDWDRTEGLAEALGKDGVSSNYRFDLAPKTWEFIRGLRSGTAVFGMPSGPIKCAGAPQKIAYLAADYWRSQGVLDDIDVHLVVPTPRLFGIPAIADSLDAVAADYGITVHTGAEVTSIDASAHKVCLTSGAEGGSGSMLPYDVLHVAPRQSAPDWIKAGPLSTGDANGYVEIDKHTMQHVRYPNVFSLGDAGSSPNSKTGAAIRKQAPVVVENIESYLAGRPMTASYNGYGSCPIVTSSHDMLLAEFDYDLNITPSFPLIDPTAPHRPYWYLKKYGLPFMYWNLMLKGLA
- the trxA gene encoding thioredoxin, whose protein sequence is MATENLTYDDFESTITGNPIVLVDFWASWCGPCRAFAPVYERSAQAHPEVVYAKVDTQHERDLAATLEITSIPTVMAFRDGVLVYRQSGAMHPAALEDLIGRVKALDMAEIRAKIAARTAG
- a CDS encoding histidine phosphatase family protein, encoding MSEVVRLTLVSHGMTDAMAAGRFATDEPLNDLGHRQVGACADLGPFDGAVCGPERRTVQTADLLGLRATTAPALADLNCGRWRGAELDGVDPADLTVWLTDPSQAPHGGESIVALCKRVGSWLDAMAERRGRLVAVTHPAVIRAAVLNALNAPAKSFWRIDIEPAGRVGMHYRGHVWTLRLS
- a CDS encoding CbtA family protein, whose translation is MEKHIIGRGLLAGALGGVLAFVWSWIFIEPLIDRAIDYEDAVSAAHEAIEHGGHSHDHGGGGIEITRTVQSTIGLGFGLIAFSVAMGALLAVLFCVAYGRISSLSARATAALLAGAMLISLWIVPALKYPPSPPALSLDETIQQRTLLYLLVTVLSAGLLVGSVLLARKLAPKFGAWNASLIGAADYVVSVAVMFLLLPTIAETPGPITDTAGNVVLDGFSADLLYEFRLYSLGTQVVMWTTIGLVFAALVSRLLDQKQPARQPVE
- a CDS encoding CbtB domain-containing protein; the protein is MTSAETPKTPARARAIDLSAASAVAWLSLTAFFALLVLYFVGMDQGATSVFGANTVIHEFVHDARHLLGYPCH
- the clpC1 gene encoding ATP-dependent protease ATP-binding subunit ClpC → MFERFTDRARRVVVLAQEEARMLNHNYIGTEHILLGLIHEGEGVAAKSLESLGISLEGVRSQVEEIIGQGQQAPSGHIPFTPRAKKVLELSLREALQLGHNYIGTEHILLGLIREGEGVAAQVLVKLGAELTRVRQQVIQLLSGYQGKEAAEAGTGGRGGESGNPSTSLVLDQFGRNLTAAAMEGKLDPVIGREKEIERVMQVLSRRTKNNPVLIGEPGVGKTAVVEGLAQAIVHGEVPETLKDKQLYTLDLGSLVAGSRYRGDFEERLKKVLKEINTRGDIILFIDELHTLVGAGAAEGAIDAASILKPKLARGELQTIGATTLDEYRKYIEKDAALERRFQPVQVGEPTVEHTIEILKGLRDRYEAHHRVSITDGALVAAATLADRYINDRFLPDKAIDLIDEAGARMRIRRMTAPPDLREFDEKIADARREKESAIDAQDFEKAANLRDREKQLVAQRAEREKQWRSGDLDVVAEVDDEQIAEVLGNWTGIPVFKLTEAETTRLLRMEDELHKRIIGQEDAVKAVSKAIRRTRAGLKDPKRPSGSFIFAGPSGVGKTELSKALAAFLFGDDDALIQIDMGEFHDRFTASRLFGAPPGYVGYEEGGQLTEKVRRKPFSVVLFDEIEKAHQEIYNTLLQVLEDGRLTDGQGRTVDFKNTVLIFTSNLGTSDISKAVGLGFTQGGGENNYERMKLKVHDELKKHFRPEFLNRIDDIIVFHQLTQDEIIQMVDLMAGRVSKQLAAKDMEMELTDNAKALLAKRGFDPVLGARPLRRTIQREIEDALSEKILFDEVGPGQVVTVDVEGWDGEGAGENAKFTFVGRPKTSSSTDEADLAATAAD